The Gossypium arboreum isolate Shixiya-1 chromosome 6, ASM2569848v2, whole genome shotgun sequence DNA window ATTGAGGCACCAAGTTCCAGAGGTGTGGATACTCACTAAGGAAAAACAGACTTCACCCTCTCAATATCCAATGAGTGTTGAAGAGAATGAGGAACACCTAATTTGATCTGTAATTTCATTTGCTCAAACGAGACCCCAGGTATGGATCCTGCAGGAATTTTATCTCATTACATCTAATGAAACAACTTCAAAAGAGAATTCCTCAATACTTAACTATGCTGGTCTCATGGTTTAACCAACACTAAAGAGAAACAATATAAATTCTAAAATCTTCTAATCTTACTGCACAAAAACTGAACAGCAAACCCGTATACCTCTCCTAAATGCAGGAATTGAATTAGAAGAAATAGCATCCCTGCATGCCCTCATTGCTGCAGATGTGATATCTTGCCTGATTCCATGCAATAATTCATAAAATAAGTGCTTTATCGGATTAAATCAAACCAGAAAAAGTAAAATGGGTGTTTTATATAAgattaagaagaagaagaagaagaagacgaaCCCATGTTGATCATAACCAACACCCATCTCCACGAAAAGGAGTTTCATCGGTGGATTCGAGGAGTTGTCGGTCGTGCTTGTGACTGCACTTTGATCTGTTTCCATGGCAGCCGTAGCTCGGATTAGGAGTTGAAATCTAGGACGAGGAGGAAGGTGGAGGATAGAGGAGAAAAGCGGAGGCTTCAATGGAAGTGAACCGTATGTTTTGCAAGTTGAGAGAGTTCCAGTAGTAGAAGAAGACAAATTTGAAACCCAGCGAAAACAGATACTCATCTCGTCTCTCACACTGCCCCAACAAAGCTAGGAAATTAGagtaaattcatcaaaatttcccaGTCtacttgacaaaaaaaaaaaaaaaaactgtataTGACAGGCCCATTCATTTCTTATCAGGCTTAAGCTGGCACACTTGAATCAAGCCAAGCCTGCATACAGTAAAAGGTATGGTGGGTCAGGGTTCCAAACCATCTAATATTCATGTCCAATACTCAATTTCAAAGCCTATACGACATAGGTATACTTTTCATGTCGAAAACATATGCATGCGTGACAAAGTATCCCATATCGAATAACTTGGATTTCATATAACTTCAATTGATGGGAGAGTAATCTTTCTTAGGTATGTAATTGGTGGTTATGCATTTGGTATGCTAAAAttcatttttttgaaaatttaattttattgtgaATTACTTTTCTTCTAAAaaaattgtgatttttttttaaaattttagtggaAAAGTAATTTTTCCAATAGTTGGAAAGTTAAACTTTAGGCCTACTAGTATTTTTGTTCTCAAAactttttcaaaaacattaattaAGTTCTTACGAATTATTTGCATTCAGTTGAACTTGTGAACTAAcaaaattgattaaataaaatcTTTGACTAACAttgactgtgacagccctaaattgaccctagtcggaaagtggtttcgggaccacgaaaccgagtcataaaaaataattaacagtcatattcgatgcttattttatgtgaatatgaatgtgtggaagtttcatactttaatttggtcagtatatgtgaaatttattagtagggacttatgtg harbors:
- the LOC108474201 gene encoding uncharacterized protein LOC108474201 encodes the protein MSICFRWVSNLSSSTTGTLSTCKTYGSLPLKPPLFSSILHLPPRPRFQLLIRATAAMETDQSAVTSTTDNSSNPPMKLLFVEMGVGYDQHGQDITSAAMRACRDAISSNSIPAFRRGSIPGVSFEQMKLQIKLGVPHSLQHSLDIERVKSVFPYGKILNVEVVDGGLVCSSGVYVEEMGDKNDDCYIVNAAVYVGY